AAGCAGGAATAAAAGCGGCGCTGATAATAGACTGCTATTACAACGGGCCGTCGTCTTTTGAGCTCCGCACGCGGCACTATGGCAGGATTGCCGAGGCTTTCCCCGATATTGAAATGGTTCCTTATATCATTCCGGGACGAACCGGCTGCGAGTTATCCGCCTATGACCTGGCTCTTCTCGCTGAGAAATACGCCAACATCAACGCCGTTAAAGAGGCCACCGGCAATCTGGAGAGAATGTCAATAGAAGGCGGCATTCTGCCGGAGAACTTTGCCATTCTTTCAGGCGATGACGGGATTACCTTTGAGATGATGGCCTCGCCGAAAATAAAAGCGAAGGGCGTCATATCCGTGCTGAGCAACGTAGTGCCCGCGGCCATAAGCAGGATGTGTGAAGCTGCCGCTTCCGGTAAATACGGCGAGGCTGAAGAAATCAACCACAAACTGAAGCCTCTTTTTGAGGTTATCACGGTTAAAAGCACGCGCATGGTGGAAATAAAGGGAAACCAGTATAAAGTGACGGATAAATTCCGCAACCCCGTACCGATTAAAACCCTTATGGGCGCTCTGGGTATGCCCTCCGGTAAGTTCAGGGCACCGCTGGGAATGATGACGCCGGCCGGCGGTTTGACCCTGCGCTCGGCGCTTAAAAGTGTGTGGCTGCTGAGCCCCGAAATTTTAAAGCCGATACAGGAATTTTATGGCACGGATATAGCGAAAGTCCTCTCGGATGATTCCCTTTGGAGAGCGCTTTCGTCGGTGGAGGAGAAATGATAAAAGTCTGCATAGCCGGCTCGTCCGGAAAAATGGGAAAGGCCATAGCGGAAAGTGTTTTGTCGGCTTCGGGCATAGAAATAGGGGCTCTTCTGGAAAGAGCGGATTCCCCCGATATCGGAGGAGTAATTCACGGACACAAGGTGAGCGCGGATATAAAGCTTGCCGGTTCCGCCTGCGATTGTCTTATTGATTTTACCGCGCCGGAGGCGACTCTTGAGCATCTTTCATTTTTTGATGGCTCCGCCGTCATAGGCACAACGGGTTTTACGGCGTCTCAGGCGGATGAAATCAGAAAGTACGCTGAAAAATTCCCCGTGGTTTTTGCCCCGAACATGAGTAAGGGCGTCAATCTTTTCTTTTCTCTTGTCCGCCGTGCGGCTGAAAAATTACAGGAGTATGACATTGAAGTGGTGGAGGCCCACCACAACAAAAAAAAGGATTCGCCTTCGGGGACAGCCCTGAAGCTCGTTGAAGAGATAAAAAGCGTACGGCAGCTCAATGATGTTTATGGAAGGCATGGTATGACCGGCGCGCGTAAAAAGGATGAAATAGGTATACATTCAGTAAGGGCAGGGGATATTGTGGGCGAGCACAGCGTGATGTTCGCGGGTCCGGGCGAATGTTTTGAGATATCCCACAGGGCTTATTCAAGAAGTTGTTTTGCGGAAGGCGCCGTCGCGGCGGCGCTGTGGCTTGAAGGCAGAAAGCCGGGCATTTACGGCATGGATGAGGTGCTGGGTTTATGAAAAAAGTTTTTTTCCTGGGCGCGGTAGCTCTTCTTTCTTCCTGCGCGTCTTTGAGGGTACCTCTTTCAGCGCTCCGGCCCGGCGGCGGAGAAGAACTTTCCGCGGTCATAGCAGCGGGGGGAGATGTCAACGCTGTTTATCCCGGAGGCATTTCGCCTCTCATGGAGGCCTCTTACCGCAATCTTCCGGATATTGCGCTGCTTCTGATTGACGCGGGCGCTCATATTGAAGCGCGGGACAAGGACGGTTTTACGGCGCTTATGTATGCGGCCGCCGGAGGCGCTGTTTCCCCCGCGGAACTGCTCGTACAAAAAGGCGCCCGCACGCAAGCGAAGGAATATCTCACAGGGAAAACGGCGCTTTTTTTTGCCGTGGAAAACAATTCTCCCCGTATGGTAAAAATCCTTTTTTCCAGCGAGGAGGCTGTTTTTGACGGCGGTGTCACGGCGCTGATGCATGCCTCGGCGAGGGGTGTGACTGAGGCATGCGCCGAGCTCATTAAAAGCGGAGCGGATATAAAGAAAAAAGATGACTTGGGCCGAGACGCTCTTTTTCACGCTGTCAAAAACAACATGATAAAAACAGCGGATATACTGATAAGATCCGGAGCTTCTGTCAAAGCGGAATACGACTCCGGGCTCCTACATCTGGCCGCCGCGAAGAATAATATAGATATGATCAAACTGCTTTTGGGCGCGGGCGCGGACATGTCGGTCAGAGACAGGCATGCTTTCAGCCCCTTCGGCGAAGCCGTGAGGTCGGGTTCTTTTGAGGCGGCCTCTTTTTTTCTTGGCTCCGGAGCCCTGGCGAATGAAAGGCAGGGTGATCTGACGCCTCTGATGATCGCCGCGAAAAACAATGATCTGAAAATGGCCTCGCTCCTGACCGAGAACATGGCGGATGTCGGCGCCGCTTCTTCCGACGGCACAACGGCTCTTTTTTACGCGGCTATGAGGAATTACCATGTCATCGCGGAATTTCTCATAGGGATGCTCGCGGATGTCAACGCGGCGGATGCGAAGGGCTGGACGCCGCTTATGGCCGCTGTCGCGGAGAACAGCCTGGAGACCGCGCGTTTGCTGATCAAAAACGGGGCGGATATAAACGCCCGCAATGCCGAAGCGCTCAACGCTCTGGAAATCGCCAAATACAAAAGAAACGATAAAATGATATCCGCGCTCAAGGCCTCCGGGGCCCGGGAATACTGAAGCCGCTTTTTTTATTTCAATGGCGGCGGTTAAAAAAATAAGAGATTCCCTGTCTTCGGGCCGCGCTTATTTTCTGACCGGCCTGCTGAAAGAACATAACATTGTCCTCGCCGTGTTTGAAGATTCTCCGGAAGCGGAGGCGGTGTATAATGATCTTCGCGCATTGGGGGAGACCGCTGCCTCCCTTTTTACGGAGGATGATTCGCTGAGAGCCGGGGCCCTTTCAAATCTTCTCCACAGGACTAAAAATATCATTGTGAGCGATGCCGTCTCCGTGGCGAGCGGTGTGCCTTCGCGGAATGAATTCACTGAAAATTTCAGGATCGTAAAGGGCGCCCAACTGTCACCGCAGGACGCCGCGAAGAAACTTTGCGGAATGGGTTTTGAGAAAAGCGATTTTGTTTTTGACAGGGGCAAATTTTCTTTAAGAGGCGGTGTGATGGATTTATGGGATTTTGCCTCTCCGGATCCTTTCAGGATACGTTTCGGTATCAGCGGAGCCGACAGCATCAACTTATTTGATCCGTCAACTCAGCTCAGCGGCAGGGGCATAGATACGGCGGAGATCTCAGGAAGTCCGCATGGAGGAGAAAAGCTTTTTTCTTTTTTCGGAGAGCCCTGCGCTCTCGCCCGCGCCGGCGGGGTTTCGGTTGAGGCCGTCGCGGCGGCGGACTATGTTTTTTCGCCGGACGGCGCCGACACAGGCATAAGACGGGCGCCTGTTTACAGCGCCAGGATGGATTTCCTGTTAAAAGATCTGAAAAGTTTCGCTTCTGAAGGATTCAGGATAAAAATATTTTGCGCCGGAAACGACGCTCGGGAATACCTTGAAGAAGAGATAACTTTCAGTGGCGGCATTCCCGCTGAATACATTCACGGCGATATATCGGGAGGATTCCTTTCAAGGCCGGATAAGCTCCTGTGCCTTAAAAGCGCTGAGATATTGGGTTTTGGGGGCCGTATTTCGCCGGCGCCGCGGTCCACTGCGGCGGAAAAATTTACTCCTGAGGCGGTGTATAAGAGGGGTGATATCGTCGTGCACGAGGATTACGGTATAGGGAAATTCATCAAGCTGGCCGAGTTTGAAATAAAGGGCAAGCCCGTGGATTATGTGTCTAT
This sequence is a window from Candidatus Omnitrophota bacterium. Protein-coding genes within it:
- the dapA gene encoding 4-hydroxy-tetrahydrodipicolinate synthase: MEFKGAWTALVTPFKEDESVDWEGLNKNVEFQIKEGISGLLPMGTTGESPTVSHDEHGAVNKKVFELAAGRCGLLAGCGSNSTEESIRSVKSAAEAGIKAALIIDCYYNGPSSFELRTRHYGRIAEAFPDIEMVPYIIPGRTGCELSAYDLALLAEKYANINAVKEATGNLERMSIEGGILPENFAILSGDDGITFEMMASPKIKAKGVISVLSNVVPAAISRMCEAAASGKYGEAEEINHKLKPLFEVITVKSTRMVEIKGNQYKVTDKFRNPVPIKTLMGALGMPSGKFRAPLGMMTPAGGLTLRSALKSVWLLSPEILKPIQEFYGTDIAKVLSDDSLWRALSSVEEK
- a CDS encoding 4-hydroxy-tetrahydrodipicolinate reductase, whose amino-acid sequence is MIKVCIAGSSGKMGKAIAESVLSASGIEIGALLERADSPDIGGVIHGHKVSADIKLAGSACDCLIDFTAPEATLEHLSFFDGSAVIGTTGFTASQADEIRKYAEKFPVVFAPNMSKGVNLFFSLVRRAAEKLQEYDIEVVEAHHNKKKDSPSGTALKLVEEIKSVRQLNDVYGRHGMTGARKKDEIGIHSVRAGDIVGEHSVMFAGPGECFEISHRAYSRSCFAEGAVAAALWLEGRKPGIYGMDEVLGL